One genomic window of Bacillus mycoides includes the following:
- a CDS encoding bacteriocin-processing peptidase family protein, with protein sequence MLDFKQLEICLKEKRFVDGLHEINNEIAHIKETNKLSYVKNWLSNVSSPKEFDTLIRLADEGLMHQYSSFLIRYTYKKFPNMRTLSLYCDELIDERKILDAEQLLKDSLEEVNEEETDADVLTKAYFTLVRCLLDMKRNEEAYAYMQKAEKYSTRAVFDKWGYLYIQTGEWEKAEEQLLSGQQHKDCEELATYLLAQLYAYKGEQQRALQLINDAIAKFPQVPYFYFEKVKYLLDLERYEEMLAVIDKINHMLPHHAYTTYFIHLRAEAFYKTNSIHDLQALLKSEKSLKNSLYHHIEKNPDGKKVRLPIVPVVQKDNYCVPTSLEMMLGVWGEKRTQDEIAQYIFDVTGSKFSDTVTYIEEQGYEYRYFQGNEENYKRLLNQGIPVLLSIDIEHASHVQVLSGYDDVLQAFYIQDPNFLEPILVEYDKLQEKYRYTDCLAITFIPKDRIEQLSFLNEEEHTYYKTIFSLTDHLAEQDKEGIEKLVLFLKETSENPNTWLYTIKHLDAEVDKDFIQFCIEKLMEKFPSSDFVKLHSAQCFIRLQDMEKAGHMIQSVEKKNNQALYHLINGRYSFEQDNYAEAIASFRSSLQLDADQPVAWSFLALSYMYMDQSEKGLEYSLTAIERSPERFTLVNHGLILIDLERYEEAYGFFNDLLKEYKYEAHIWYERARCAQHLGKVYLAVKGLKVAIQLDKTAAYLYTKLSEIYESDLDDGNNAKEILLQGIQNCEDQASLYVRLGDVHFQNDELEEAETIYKRSLEENNEDVYAHFGLTQVYMAKEQYEDAKNYIVSINKQFEDNQDFLMNAGMVLWDAEIALGGDEKELKLALSKLESGIRSVYANIASVLDEYVNRIKDTAFVQRGIAFLRTLEKEKTEVIEYGCYAGVLYESIGQYDQAIKRYNDALKKKQDSLPYFRIGETFMALGQFQEAKHAYETCLEMDKNFTGVHVQLAEIYEKEENSSKEQSHMVQAMKEEPLHINMEYLAQLSVDLNLHEELLVELEQLAEEVPEIWRLDAIAYVYGAMNEVNKEKEYIECAMKIDEAHVEVLYHYAKVLVKKQSAEAIEVALKVMHKDLESERIFGVYVKAMEQHKKLSQIRDALHTLKVRKAERSRAFVYAATAVAERLVERQQNEQPKKSLFTRAFYRMKNRAKEISMITVIIDLFEISLKLNPKNSMAAQRLALFYENAAMNKEAIEVLQTSLENKWDYDVAKQLVNLFIECEEEAMLRDALELTKQMVRELPDDYDTLLLQANVLCKLGEERKAEKIHLQLIEKTPFVSRGFLALAEVYQSQERYEDAIYLLEDASVHHPNETAILLALASSYHKAGQTTKAEKITSEILAIDATDLLARYDHACYLTLLNRNEEARDQLEIVLREDKTGFFAELAEEDEDLAGLREFEK encoded by the coding sequence ATGCTAGATTTTAAACAATTAGAAATTTGTTTGAAAGAAAAGAGATTTGTAGATGGATTACATGAGATAAATAATGAAATTGCACATATAAAAGAAACGAATAAGTTATCATACGTGAAGAACTGGCTTTCTAACGTCTCGTCACCCAAGGAGTTTGATACATTAATTCGTCTTGCTGATGAAGGTTTGATGCATCAATATAGCTCCTTTTTAATTCGGTATACGTATAAAAAATTCCCAAATATGAGAACGCTCTCTTTATATTGTGATGAGTTAATTGATGAGCGTAAAATTCTTGATGCTGAACAATTGTTAAAAGATTCTTTGGAAGAGGTAAATGAAGAGGAAACTGATGCGGATGTTTTAACGAAAGCATATTTTACGTTAGTTAGATGTTTGTTAGATATGAAGCGAAATGAAGAGGCCTATGCCTATATGCAAAAGGCGGAAAAGTATAGTACACGTGCAGTTTTTGATAAATGGGGTTACTTATATATACAGACTGGTGAGTGGGAGAAGGCAGAGGAACAACTTTTATCCGGTCAGCAGCATAAAGATTGTGAAGAGTTAGCTACGTACTTATTGGCACAATTATATGCATATAAAGGTGAACAGCAGCGAGCATTACAACTCATTAATGATGCGATTGCAAAGTTCCCTCAAGTACCATATTTCTATTTTGAAAAAGTAAAATATTTATTAGATTTAGAGCGCTATGAAGAAATGTTAGCGGTAATAGATAAAATTAATCATATGCTTCCGCATCATGCATATACAACTTATTTTATACATTTACGTGCAGAAGCATTTTATAAAACGAATAGTATTCACGATTTGCAAGCACTATTGAAAAGTGAAAAGAGTTTGAAGAATTCTCTATATCATCATATAGAAAAAAATCCTGATGGAAAAAAGGTTCGTTTACCGATAGTTCCGGTTGTACAAAAGGATAACTATTGCGTTCCGACAAGTTTGGAAATGATGTTAGGGGTATGGGGAGAAAAACGTACGCAAGATGAAATTGCACAATATATTTTTGATGTAACAGGTTCTAAGTTTTCAGATACAGTTACATATATAGAAGAGCAAGGTTACGAATATCGTTATTTTCAAGGGAATGAGGAAAATTATAAGAGATTACTCAATCAAGGTATTCCCGTTTTATTAAGTATAGATATTGAGCACGCTTCCCATGTACAAGTGCTTTCTGGTTATGACGATGTACTGCAAGCTTTTTATATTCAAGATCCGAATTTCTTGGAACCGATTCTTGTGGAATATGATAAGTTGCAAGAAAAATATCGTTATACAGATTGTTTAGCTATTACGTTTATACCGAAAGATAGAATAGAACAACTTTCATTTTTAAATGAGGAAGAACACACTTATTATAAAACAATCTTTTCTCTTACAGATCATTTAGCTGAGCAAGATAAAGAGGGGATTGAAAAGTTAGTACTATTTTTAAAAGAAACAAGTGAAAATCCAAACACTTGGCTATATACGATTAAACATTTAGATGCTGAAGTAGATAAAGATTTTATTCAGTTTTGTATAGAAAAATTAATGGAAAAGTTTCCGAGCTCTGACTTTGTGAAATTGCATAGTGCACAGTGTTTTATTCGTCTGCAAGATATGGAAAAAGCAGGACATATGATTCAAAGTGTGGAGAAGAAAAATAATCAAGCGTTGTATCATCTTATAAATGGACGTTATTCTTTTGAGCAAGATAATTATGCAGAAGCGATTGCTAGTTTTCGTTCATCATTACAATTGGATGCAGATCAACCAGTTGCGTGGAGTTTCTTAGCATTATCATACATGTATATGGATCAATCCGAAAAGGGGCTAGAGTATTCTCTAACAGCTATAGAACGTAGCCCAGAAAGGTTTACACTTGTAAATCACGGTTTGATTTTAATAGATTTAGAACGATATGAAGAAGCATATGGATTCTTTAATGATTTATTAAAAGAATATAAGTATGAAGCGCACATATGGTATGAACGTGCAAGATGTGCTCAGCATTTAGGAAAAGTGTATTTGGCGGTAAAAGGACTTAAAGTAGCAATTCAATTAGATAAAACAGCAGCGTATTTATATACGAAGCTTTCGGAAATCTATGAATCAGATTTGGATGATGGGAATAATGCGAAGGAAATTTTATTACAAGGAATTCAAAATTGTGAAGATCAGGCATCTTTATATGTTCGTTTAGGAGATGTGCATTTTCAAAATGATGAACTTGAAGAAGCGGAAACTATATATAAGCGTTCTTTAGAAGAAAATAATGAAGATGTATATGCCCATTTCGGTTTAACTCAAGTTTATATGGCAAAGGAACAATATGAGGATGCAAAAAACTATATTGTTAGTATTAATAAGCAATTTGAAGACAATCAAGATTTCCTTATGAATGCTGGCATGGTGCTATGGGATGCTGAAATTGCATTAGGTGGGGATGAAAAAGAGTTAAAACTTGCACTTTCTAAATTAGAGAGCGGTATACGAAGCGTATACGCTAATATAGCGAGCGTGTTGGATGAGTATGTAAATCGAATAAAAGACACAGCTTTTGTGCAACGAGGCATAGCGTTTTTAAGAACGTTAGAAAAAGAGAAAACGGAAGTAATTGAATACGGTTGTTACGCTGGTGTTTTATATGAATCTATTGGACAGTATGATCAAGCAATAAAACGGTATAATGATGCACTTAAGAAAAAACAGGATTCATTGCCGTATTTCCGAATCGGTGAAACATTCATGGCGTTAGGGCAATTTCAAGAAGCGAAGCATGCGTATGAAACATGTTTAGAAATGGATAAGAATTTCACAGGTGTACATGTGCAACTAGCAGAAATATATGAAAAAGAAGAAAATAGTTCTAAAGAACAAAGTCATATGGTCCAGGCAATGAAAGAAGAGCCTTTGCATATTAATATGGAATATTTGGCACAGCTTTCAGTAGATTTGAATCTTCATGAAGAATTGCTAGTTGAACTAGAACAATTAGCAGAAGAGGTACCAGAAATATGGCGTCTAGATGCAATTGCATACGTATATGGTGCGATGAATGAGGTAAATAAAGAAAAAGAATATATTGAATGCGCAATGAAAATAGATGAAGCGCATGTGGAAGTACTATATCATTATGCGAAAGTACTAGTTAAAAAGCAGAGTGCAGAAGCAATCGAAGTTGCGCTGAAAGTAATGCATAAAGATTTAGAAAGTGAACGTATATTTGGTGTGTACGTAAAAGCAATGGAGCAACATAAAAAATTATCTCAAATAAGAGACGCACTTCATACGTTAAAGGTCAGAAAAGCAGAAAGAAGTAGAGCGTTTGTGTATGCAGCTACTGCGGTTGCTGAAAGATTAGTAGAAAGGCAGCAAAATGAGCAACCGAAAAAATCTTTATTTACAAGAGCATTTTATCGCATGAAAAATCGTGCGAAGGAAATTTCAATGATTACAGTTATTATTGATTTATTTGAAATCTCCTTAAAGTTAAATCCAAAAAATAGTATGGCAGCGCAGCGTTTGGCACTATTTTACGAGAATGCAGCGATGAATAAAGAAGCGATAGAGGTATTACAAACATCGTTAGAAAATAAGTGGGATTATGATGTAGCGAAGCAACTTGTAAATCTTTTCATTGAGTGTGAGGAAGAAGCTATGTTACGAGATGCTTTGGAATTAACGAAACAAATGGTTCGAGAGCTACCGGATGATTATGATACTCTTCTTTTACAAGCGAATGTATTATGTAAGCTAGGCGAAGAAAGAAAAGCCGAAAAAATTCACTTGCAATTAATTGAGAAAACGCCATTTGTAAGTAGAGGATTCCTTGCTTTAGCAGAAGTATATCAAAGTCAAGAGAGGTATGAGGATGCGATTTATTTATTAGAAGATGCTTCTGTACATCATCCAAATGAAACGGCAATTCTTCTTGCTTTAGCATCTTCGTATCATAAAGCTGGGCAAACGACAAAGGCAGAAAAAATAACAAGTGAAATATTAGCAATTGATGCTACTGACTTGTTAGCAAGATACGATCATGCTTGTTATTTAACATTATTAAACAGAAATGAAGAGGCAAGAGATCAACTTGAAATTGTGCTTCGTGAAGATAAAACAGGATTTTTCGCTGAACTTGCAGAGGAAGATGAAGATTTAGCAGGATTGCGAGAATTTGAAAAGTAA
- a CDS encoding DUF2085 domain-containing protein yields the protein MIRSFILNIPCHRLPERSFLKLQKYLPLCARCTGMFIGFCMFPIYFLITPSFTLSLMLSFFAQMLLLIDGLTQKWKWRSSTNLLRVTTGLLSGNGMGLFIASSIIWITS from the coding sequence TTGATTCGAAGTTTCATTTTAAATATTCCTTGTCATAGACTACCGGAAAGGAGTTTTCTTAAACTACAAAAATACTTACCTTTATGTGCACGATGCACAGGTATGTTTATTGGTTTCTGTATGTTTCCAATTTACTTTTTAATAACACCTTCGTTTACTCTCTCATTAATGCTATCCTTTTTTGCTCAAATGCTATTATTAATTGATGGACTCACCCAAAAGTGGAAATGGCGAAGCAGCACAAATTTGCTAAGAGTAACTACTGGCTTATTAAGCGGTAATGGTATGGGACTATTTATTGCATCTAGTATTATATGGATTACATCTTAA
- a CDS encoding thiol-disulfide oxidoreductase DCC family protein: MIVFYDSWCPMCTAVAERTEKLDKKGTMKFVSFRDEDVVEKYELSQELQSKMEQRLYILKNNKWYDGIHSINVLAKAVPSYWFAVPFIKLSIVLGFGSKVYDYIANNRKLVPVGHCREGVCEIPTKK, translated from the coding sequence ATGATTGTTTTCTATGATAGTTGGTGTCCGATGTGTACAGCAGTTGCAGAGCGTACGGAAAAATTAGATAAAAAGGGTACGATGAAATTTGTTTCATTTCGAGATGAAGATGTAGTTGAGAAGTATGAACTTTCTCAAGAATTACAAAGTAAGATGGAACAGAGATTGTATATTTTAAAAAATAATAAGTGGTATGACGGAATTCATAGCATTAACGTATTAGCAAAGGCCGTTCCATCTTATTGGTTTGCAGTGCCGTTTATAAAATTATCTATCGTACTTGGATTTGGAAGTAAAGTATACGATTATATTGCCAACAATAGAAAACTTGTCCCAGTTGGACACTGCCGTGAAGGGGTTTGTGAAATCCCTACAAAAAAATGA
- a CDS encoding conserved virulence factor C family protein, whose protein sequence is MKIKAIEPTPSPNTMKVILNEVLPSGARNNYTNENKEQAPMQVQEILKIEGIKGVYHVADFLAVERNAKYDWKVLLQQVRAVFGEEIVEESEEQQLSHFGEVKVFVQMFFTIPMQVKLTDGTTEERVGLPDRFKESIMKVQMSAPNVVKERKWVEQSTRYGNFEEIGKEVVEEIVAAYSEDRVNETVKELLDQAGAVEVTIQKREPYKVTEEMMKDSDWKNRFAALEQMDPTEEDMPVLKMALDDEKVSIRRLATAYLGMVKGEGVLPLLYKALLDRSVSVRRTAGDCLSDVGDPAAMFVMIKSLKDSSKLVRWRAAMFLFELGDESAIPALKVAEDDPEFEVAMQARLALERIEGGEEAKGSVWKQMTESRKGE, encoded by the coding sequence GTGAAGATTAAAGCAATTGAACCGACGCCAAGTCCAAATACAATGAAAGTTATTTTGAATGAAGTATTACCATCAGGAGCGCGAAATAATTATACAAATGAAAATAAAGAACAAGCACCAATGCAAGTGCAAGAAATTTTGAAAATTGAAGGTATTAAAGGTGTGTACCATGTTGCAGACTTTTTAGCAGTAGAGCGTAATGCGAAATATGACTGGAAAGTTTTATTACAACAAGTTCGTGCCGTTTTTGGTGAAGAAATAGTGGAAGAAAGCGAAGAACAACAACTTTCTCATTTTGGAGAAGTGAAAGTGTTTGTTCAAATGTTCTTTACTATTCCGATGCAAGTGAAGTTAACAGATGGAACGACAGAAGAGCGTGTAGGCTTACCTGATCGTTTTAAAGAATCCATTATGAAAGTGCAAATGTCTGCACCTAACGTTGTGAAAGAGCGCAAATGGGTAGAGCAAAGTACACGTTACGGTAATTTTGAAGAAATCGGGAAAGAAGTAGTAGAAGAAATTGTTGCTGCTTATTCAGAAGATCGTGTAAATGAAACGGTTAAAGAATTATTAGATCAAGCAGGTGCTGTTGAAGTAACGATTCAAAAGCGTGAGCCATATAAAGTAACAGAAGAGATGATGAAAGATTCCGACTGGAAAAACCGTTTTGCAGCTTTAGAACAAATGGATCCTACTGAAGAAGATATGCCAGTATTGAAAATGGCGTTAGATGATGAGAAAGTATCTATCCGCCGCCTAGCAACAGCTTATTTAGGTATGGTAAAAGGTGAAGGCGTATTGCCGTTATTATATAAAGCATTATTAGATCGTTCTGTAAGTGTTCGCCGTACAGCAGGAGATTGCTTATCAGACGTAGGTGACCCAGCAGCGATGTTCGTTATGATTAAATCTCTGAAAGATTCAAGTAAATTAGTACGCTGGCGTGCAGCAATGTTCTTATTTGAACTTGGTGATGAAAGTGCAATTCCGGCATTAAAAGTAGCTGAAGATGATCCAGAGTTTGAAGTAGCAATGCAAGCACGTTTAGCTTTAGAACGTATTGAAGGCGGCGAAGAAGCAAAAGGATCAGTATGGAAGCAAATGACGGAGTCTCGTAAAGGGGAATAG
- a CDS encoding class I SAM-dependent methyltransferase — MEEYDWNSKLEYLRNTRDLYYNDDYLSFLVNTVWKISEPVHIVDYGCGYGYLGLILLPLLPNGSKYTGIDSGGALIAEARELFRSLPYETEFIEGDATEIELENKYDIAVSHAFLLHMNSPKTMLQKMINSIKEGGKIICFEPNWISNVSSYTLDGLIQSEIIQLGVLQKLFEEDAHRSGKDGNIGMKIPMYLSELGVKNIECRVSDKVNFLDSNLNQNDKQGLYNSLKEEGIASNPGEKQQFIDRLMSRGLTFADALAQYEAELRFFKAFHMHSSLVYAPNMKITFGEIKK; from the coding sequence TTGGAAGAGTATGATTGGAATAGTAAGCTAGAGTATTTAAGAAATACGAGAGATTTATATTATAACGATGATTATTTAAGTTTTTTAGTAAATACAGTTTGGAAGATTTCTGAGCCAGTACATATTGTTGATTACGGTTGTGGGTATGGCTACTTAGGTTTAATTTTGTTGCCGTTACTTCCAAATGGATCAAAGTATACAGGTATTGATAGCGGGGGAGCATTAATAGCTGAAGCGAGAGAGTTGTTTCGTTCGCTTCCATATGAAACAGAATTTATCGAAGGAGATGCTACAGAAATTGAATTGGAAAATAAATATGATATAGCTGTCAGTCATGCTTTCTTATTACATATGAATTCGCCCAAAACGATGTTGCAAAAAATGATAAATTCAATTAAGGAGGGGGGAAAGATAATATGTTTTGAGCCGAATTGGATTTCTAATGTGTCCTCATACACGCTAGACGGATTAATTCAATCGGAAATTATCCAGCTTGGTGTTTTGCAGAAGTTATTTGAAGAAGATGCACACAGAAGTGGTAAAGATGGCAATATTGGCATGAAAATACCAATGTATTTAAGTGAATTAGGTGTTAAAAATATTGAATGTAGAGTAAGTGATAAAGTGAATTTTTTAGATTCTAATTTAAATCAAAATGATAAGCAAGGATTATATAATTCTCTAAAAGAAGAGGGGATTGCTAGTAATCCAGGTGAAAAACAACAATTTATAGACCGTTTAATGAGTCGGGGCTTAACATTTGCTGATGCACTCGCTCAATATGAAGCAGAACTACGGTTTTTTAAAGCATTTCATATGCATTCATCTTTAGTATATGCTCCGAATATGAAAATTACATTTGGTGAAATAAAGAAGTAA
- a CDS encoding class I SAM-dependent methyltransferase yields the protein MIVTTAGRTNKEMTAYANKVAEELNCSFVLRNDIPVHKLHEQYEQDVLIVGKNRLAIYPKGTEESFFFHPNSAMFRVKRLMRGEHDPFVQAAKLESGMTVLDCTLGMASDSIVASYIVGEDGKVTGLEGNEYMAYIMGKGLKTWSSSVSEIDEAMQRIDVKQTEHFAFLTQCEDNSYDVVYLDPMFEETVIESDGIKGLKHFALYHDITDETIAEAKRVARKRVVLKDHFRSSRFEKYNFHVYKRKSAKFHFGVIDPC from the coding sequence ATGATAGTAACAACAGCAGGAAGAACAAATAAAGAAATGACAGCTTATGCAAATAAGGTAGCAGAAGAATTAAATTGTTCTTTCGTTTTACGTAATGATATACCTGTGCACAAACTGCATGAGCAGTATGAACAAGATGTGCTGATTGTAGGGAAAAACCGATTAGCTATTTATCCAAAGGGTACGGAAGAGTCGTTTTTCTTTCATCCAAACTCAGCAATGTTTCGTGTGAAAAGGTTAATGCGCGGAGAACACGATCCCTTTGTACAAGCTGCTAAACTAGAGAGCGGAATGACAGTATTAGATTGTACGCTCGGTATGGCATCAGATAGTATTGTTGCTAGCTATATTGTTGGTGAAGATGGAAAAGTAACAGGGCTTGAAGGAAACGAATATATGGCGTACATCATGGGAAAAGGCTTGAAAACATGGTCTTCATCCGTTTCTGAAATCGATGAAGCAATGCAAAGAATCGATGTAAAACAAACGGAGCATTTCGCATTTTTAACGCAATGTGAAGATAATAGTTATGACGTCGTATACCTTGATCCGATGTTTGAAGAAACTGTCATCGAATCAGATGGAATAAAAGGGTTAAAACATTTCGCTTTGTATCATGATATTACTGACGAAACAATTGCGGAAGCGAAGCGTGTGGCGAGAAAACGTGTCGTTCTGAAAGATCATTTCCGTAGTTCTAGATTTGAAAAGTACAATTTTCACGTATACAAAAGAAAAAGTGCAAAATTTCATTTTGGTGTAATTGACCCTTGCTAA
- the argS gene encoding arginine--tRNA ligase, whose product MDYKTQFAKSLSNIFTNELTQNQILDLIETPKQDEFGDAAFPCFSLAKQYKKSPAAIAKEVVEKLNDPFFMKIEAVGPYVNVFFNRQTVSDEVLKTILVEKEEYGQNHFGCEKTVVIDYSSPNIAKPFSMGHLRSTMIGNSLKHIAEKCGYEVVGINYIGDWGTQFGKLITAYKKWGNEEVVKEDPIRELFKLYVQFHEEVKENKELEEEGRSWFKKLEEGNEEAVELWNWFRHESLKEFSRIYELLGVEFTNFQGEAFYNDKMEDFIGILEEHDLLEESEGALVVNLEEEGMPPCLIRKSDGATIYATRDLTAALYRQNTYEFDKALYVVGPEQSLHFNQFFTVLKKLGYNWVDGMEHVPFGFILKDGKKMSTRKGRIILLEEVLEEAVALAEQNIEEKNPNLKQKEEVAKQVGVGAVIFHDLKNERMHNIEFSLENMLKFEGETGPYVQYTHARACSILRKESVEFETCTFALKDDYSWSVVKLLNKFPQVIEAAFNKNEPSTISKYVLDVAQAFNKYYGNVRILEESEEKESRLALAYAVTVVLKEGLRLLGVGAPEEM is encoded by the coding sequence ATGGATTATAAAACGCAGTTTGCGAAAAGTTTATCGAATATTTTTACGAATGAATTAACGCAAAATCAAATTTTAGATTTAATCGAAACACCAAAACAAGATGAATTCGGAGATGCAGCGTTCCCATGTTTTTCACTAGCGAAGCAATATAAAAAATCACCAGCTGCTATCGCAAAGGAAGTTGTGGAGAAATTAAATGACCCATTTTTTATGAAAATAGAGGCTGTTGGCCCGTATGTAAACGTCTTTTTTAATCGTCAAACAGTAAGTGATGAAGTATTAAAAACAATTTTAGTGGAGAAAGAAGAGTACGGTCAAAATCATTTTGGATGTGAAAAAACAGTAGTTATCGATTATTCCTCTCCTAATATCGCGAAACCTTTTTCAATGGGGCATTTACGTTCTACAATGATCGGTAATTCGCTGAAACATATCGCCGAAAAATGTGGATATGAAGTTGTCGGAATTAATTATATTGGGGATTGGGGAACACAGTTTGGAAAGTTAATTACCGCATATAAAAAATGGGGAAATGAAGAAGTAGTTAAAGAGGATCCAATTCGTGAGTTATTTAAGTTATATGTTCAGTTTCATGAAGAAGTAAAAGAGAACAAAGAACTAGAAGAAGAAGGGCGATCATGGTTTAAAAAACTAGAAGAAGGAAATGAAGAAGCAGTCGAACTTTGGAATTGGTTCCGTCATGAGTCTTTAAAAGAATTTTCTCGTATTTATGAACTTCTCGGTGTGGAATTTACAAACTTTCAAGGAGAAGCTTTCTATAACGATAAAATGGAAGACTTTATTGGGATTTTAGAAGAGCACGACTTACTGGAAGAATCAGAAGGGGCATTAGTCGTTAATTTAGAAGAAGAAGGTATGCCGCCATGTTTAATTAGAAAATCAGATGGTGCTACCATTTACGCAACACGTGATTTAACAGCCGCATTGTATCGTCAAAACACATACGAATTTGATAAGGCTTTATATGTAGTAGGACCCGAACAAAGCTTGCATTTTAATCAATTTTTCACTGTATTAAAAAAGCTTGGGTATAACTGGGTTGATGGGATGGAACATGTACCGTTCGGGTTCATATTAAAAGATGGTAAGAAAATGTCGACACGTAAGGGTAGAATTATTTTATTAGAAGAAGTGCTAGAAGAAGCTGTTGCACTTGCGGAACAAAATATTGAAGAGAAAAATCCGAATTTAAAACAAAAAGAAGAAGTGGCAAAACAAGTCGGTGTTGGAGCAGTTATCTTCCACGATTTAAAAAATGAGCGTATGCATAATATCGAATTCTCATTAGAAAATATGCTGAAATTTGAAGGAGAAACAGGACCATATGTGCAGTACACACATGCGCGTGCTTGTTCAATTTTAAGAAAAGAAAGTGTAGAATTTGAAACTTGTACGTTTGCATTAAAAGATGATTATAGCTGGAGTGTCGTAAAATTACTTAATAAATTCCCGCAAGTAATTGAAGCGGCCTTCAACAAAAATGAGCCATCTACTATTTCAAAATACGTATTAGATGTAGCACAAGCGTTCAATAAATATTATGGAAATGTTCGTATTTTAGAAGAGAGCGAAGAGAAAGAGAGTAGACTCGCATTAGCTTACGCTGTGACGGTTGTATTAAAAGAGGGATTACGTTTACTTGGGGTGGGGGCACCTGAGGAGATGTAA
- a CDS encoding BrxA/BrxB family bacilliredoxin — protein sequence MSNAYEEYMRQMVIPMRQELVRSGFEELTTEEAVTEFMENASGTTLVVVNSVCGCAAGLARPSAGQAVVRAEKQPDHLVTVFAGQDKDATAKMREYFGEIPPSSPSMALLKGKEVVHFIHRHEIEGATMDEIITNLEQAFEKNC from the coding sequence ATGTCAAATGCATATGAAGAATACATGCGCCAAATGGTAATTCCAATGCGCCAAGAATTAGTGCGTTCTGGATTTGAAGAGTTAACTACAGAAGAAGCTGTAACAGAATTTATGGAGAATGCATCAGGTACAACTTTAGTAGTTGTAAACTCTGTTTGTGGTTGTGCAGCTGGTTTAGCACGCCCATCAGCAGGTCAAGCGGTTGTACGTGCTGAAAAACAACCTGATCATCTTGTAACTGTATTTGCAGGTCAAGATAAAGATGCTACTGCGAAAATGCGTGAATACTTCGGAGAAATCCCTCCATCTTCACCATCTATGGCATTACTAAAAGGAAAAGAAGTTGTTCACTTCATTCACCGTCATGAAATTGAAGGCGCAACAATGGACGAAATTATTACAAACTTAGAACAAGCTTTCGAAAAGAATTGCTAA